From Segatella copri, the proteins below share one genomic window:
- the cas2 gene encoding CRISPR-associated endonuclease Cas2 encodes MYVIIVYDVGEKRVGKMLKLCRQYLCWIQNSVLEGELSEAKLRELQMKMKAIIDESEDSVIVFTNKMGYNMNKQILGKERMSTDNFL; translated from the coding sequence ATGTATGTGATTATAGTTTATGATGTTGGTGAGAAGCGAGTAGGCAAAATGTTGAAACTTTGCCGCCAATATTTGTGTTGGATTCAGAACTCAGTTTTGGAGGGAGAATTATCTGAAGCTAAACTTCGGGAATTGCAAATGAAGATGAAAGCTATCATTGATGAATCCGAGGATAGTGTCATTGTTTTCACCAATAAAATGGGGTATAATATGAACAAACAGATTCTTGGAAAAGAAAGAATGTCTACCGATAATTTCTTATAA
- the cas1b gene encoding type I-B CRISPR-associated endonuclease Cas1b: MKRSFYLFNPGIMERKDNTLKFTPVVVNEDNTEIKQQPRYIPIEDVAELYAFGSLRANSALFNFLGQKGIPVHFFDYYENYTGSFMPRESLLSGKALLAQTSAYQNKKKRVELARKFIQGAAWNMVMNLNYYNRRGKDLQDIIDTIKRLSNTLPDAKAVDEIMGIEGNIRQAYYAAFDIIIDDFNMGSRTKQPPENEVNALISFGNMMCYTETLRAIHQTQLNPTISFLHTPGERRFSLCLDISEIFKPIIVDRVIFKVLNKHALSTSHFDKKLNKCLLNEKGKKIFVKAMEERYDETFRHRSLGRNVSYKHLIKLECYKLLKDLLGIEEYKPFKMYW, from the coding sequence ATGAAAAGAAGTTTCTATCTGTTCAATCCCGGCATTATGGAACGCAAAGACAACACCTTGAAGTTTACGCCTGTGGTAGTGAACGAAGACAATACGGAGATTAAGCAGCAACCTCGATACATTCCTATTGAGGATGTTGCGGAACTGTATGCTTTTGGAAGTCTGCGGGCAAATAGTGCTTTGTTCAACTTTCTGGGGCAGAAAGGTATTCCTGTCCACTTCTTCGACTATTATGAGAACTATACCGGAAGCTTCATGCCAAGGGAAAGTCTTCTTTCTGGCAAGGCATTGTTGGCACAAACATCTGCGTACCAAAACAAGAAGAAAAGGGTAGAATTGGCGCGAAAATTCATTCAGGGAGCAGCTTGGAATATGGTTATGAACCTCAACTATTATAATCGTAGAGGAAAAGACCTGCAAGATATTATCGATACTATTAAAAGATTGAGTAATACTTTGCCAGATGCAAAGGCTGTAGATGAGATAATGGGAATTGAGGGAAATATCAGACAGGCATATTATGCTGCATTCGATATCATTATCGATGATTTCAACATGGGATCAAGAACCAAGCAACCGCCAGAGAATGAGGTGAATGCTCTCATATCTTTTGGCAACATGATGTGTTATACTGAAACTCTCCGAGCTATTCATCAAACTCAGTTGAATCCAACGATAAGCTTTCTGCATACTCCGGGAGAAAGGCGTTTTTCGTTATGTCTGGATATATCCGAGATTTTCAAACCTATTATCGTGGATAGAGTCATCTTCAAGGTACTCAATAAGCATGCTTTAAGTACCAGTCATTTTGATAAGAAACTCAACAAATGTCTTTTGAACGAAAAGGGAAAGAAGATTTTTGTAAAGGCTATGGAAGAGCGTTATGATGAGACTTTCCGTCATCGTTCTTTAGGACGTAATGTAAGCTATAAGCATCTTATAAAGTTGGAATGCTATAAGCTACTAAAAGATCTTTTAGGAATAGAAGAATATAAACCTTTTAAAATGTATTGGTGA
- the cas4 gene encoding CRISPR-associated protein Cas4 produces MVITGTHFNYYQLCHRKLWLFANGINMEQESDLVYEGKMVHESSYPQRTSKYEEVEIDGIKVDYYDAKNKVIHEIKKSNKVDKAHEWQLKYYMYVFEQHGIDGVKGILEYPLLRKTKEVILTDVDRNDIQVISKDIIQIISQDVCPSKVKKGICKNCSYFDFCYINELEEEK; encoded by the coding sequence ATGGTCATAACAGGCACTCATTTCAACTATTACCAGCTTTGCCATCGCAAACTATGGCTGTTTGCCAATGGCATCAATATGGAACAAGAGTCAGACTTGGTCTATGAAGGAAAGATGGTGCATGAATCAAGTTATCCGCAACGTACATCAAAGTATGAGGAAGTGGAGATTGATGGTATCAAAGTGGATTACTATGATGCCAAGAACAAGGTCATCCATGAGATAAAGAAATCTAATAAGGTGGATAAAGCTCATGAATGGCAACTGAAATATTACATGTATGTTTTCGAGCAACATGGAATAGATGGCGTTAAGGGCATCTTGGAATATCCTCTTTTGAGAAAGACAAAAGAAGTAATCTTGACAGATGTTGATAGAAATGACATTCAGGTTATATCTAAAGACATCATTCAGATAATCTCTCAAGATGTTTGCCCGTCTAAAGTCAAGAAAGGCATCTGTAAGAATTGTAGTTATTTCGATTTTTGTTATATAAACGAATTGGAGGAAGAAAAATGA
- a CDS encoding CRISPR-associated protein Cas7 has protein sequence MKENSFIYLRGLKHAAFTVFCVEDGQKSYYDPQFNVRVPFASGQQVKRSILEQLNDVLGVQPSPTEFFFDVDKKGALKEGEVLSSCDPHYVDQLLGGWMRTPKGGKEKAVKRRSPFSISAMTPLHPLLAAVSKENISYDRSDKPNVHKVVVRDANGNRLTDEQVSDFLEGNDRSLYRKWIPDNSRATGLFVYDVAIDLRRLFCVSTNQLEPEITSDMVDKLKEDGWKVITTSFGECLLMPKEQREQIIPAIADALIDWHITSNQARTFSLMETLAIAISDNANTLAAAIRAKLVEDGESKPKAKPIVDENAGAKTFVTLPCASYVVTETESADALAKAKQELVDRMMVFDYENQI, from the coding sequence ATGAAAGAGAATTCTTTTATTTATTTGCGAGGTCTCAAGCATGCTGCGTTCACAGTATTCTGTGTAGAGGATGGTCAGAAATCTTATTATGACCCACAGTTCAACGTAAGAGTTCCATTTGCTAGTGGTCAACAGGTTAAGCGTTCTATCCTGGAGCAACTTAACGATGTTTTAGGTGTTCAACCTTCTCCTACCGAGTTCTTTTTTGATGTAGATAAGAAAGGTGCACTTAAAGAAGGTGAGGTCCTTTCGTCTTGTGATCCACATTATGTTGACCAACTTTTAGGTGGTTGGATGAGAACTCCAAAGGGGGGAAAAGAGAAAGCTGTAAAGCGTAGAAGTCCATTTAGTATTTCTGCGATGACCCCTTTGCATCCACTTTTGGCTGCAGTTTCTAAGGAGAATATTTCATACGATCGTTCAGATAAGCCAAACGTGCATAAAGTTGTTGTGCGCGATGCAAACGGAAATCGTTTGACAGATGAACAGGTTAGTGACTTTTTAGAGGGTAACGATAGAAGTTTGTATCGCAAATGGATTCCAGACAATAGTCGTGCTACAGGTCTATTTGTATATGATGTAGCTATTGATTTACGACGTTTGTTCTGCGTTTCAACTAATCAGTTGGAACCAGAGATTACATCAGATATGGTAGATAAGTTGAAAGAAGATGGATGGAAGGTAATCACTACTTCTTTTGGTGAATGCTTGTTGATGCCGAAAGAGCAGCGTGAGCAGATTATTCCAGCTATAGCCGATGCTCTGATTGATTGGCATATTACATCCAATCAGGCAAGAACATTCAGTTTGATGGAGACTTTAGCCATTGCTATTAGTGATAATGCTAATACTTTAGCAGCAGCTATTCGTGCCAAGCTTGTTGAGGATGGAGAATCTAAACCAAAGGCAAAGCCTATCGTTGACGAAAATGCTGGTGCCAAGACATTTGTAACTCTTCCTTGTGCAAGTTATGTCGTGACAGAGACAGAAAGCGCAGATGCTTTGGCTAAGGCTAAGCAGGAGTTGGTTGATAGAATGATGGTGTTTGATTACGAGAATCAGATTTAG
- the cas3 gene encoding CRISPR-associated helicase Cas3' — MYNRIKNDLSNTNAQVHLLHAASNLKVKDGKIEESIMQRHVGASVKVLTPHQMASVVFGIKGYEAMAMDLKGCDVILDEIHTYSDVMQSIVLRIIEILVALECRVHVGTATMPTVLYQKILQLLGGADAVYEVKLDSLTLQSFNRHQIYKLDDKKESYDVIASAIESNSKVLIVCNQVKRAQKLYEFIEKLYPDVKKMLVHSRYKRSDRAKLETKLREDFNQLENVPCIVVSTQVVEVSLDISFDIMITECAPIDALTQRFGRINRKRTRDTIGHYKPIYVIAPSEDDKEALPYSLDVLKDTFRVLPDSGDIMEECHVQEMIDKVYPKIDFQNIDFTGVVFLEGKWVLKALCHHPKSALLETLDINSAVCITEEDKDRYLCANGLERIEMEIPVSYHSIAHRNLDQLNKGSHPFVIPNKGYDEEKGLLPDLCKIEYYQSFEIL; from the coding sequence ATGTATAATAGAATAAAGAATGATTTGAGTAATACTAATGCTCAAGTTCATCTTCTACATGCAGCCTCTAATCTGAAAGTGAAAGACGGTAAGATAGAAGAAAGTATCATGCAGCGTCATGTTGGTGCATCAGTGAAGGTCCTTACTCCACACCAGATGGCCTCTGTTGTTTTTGGTATCAAAGGATATGAGGCCATGGCTATGGATTTAAAAGGTTGTGATGTGATTCTCGATGAGATACACACCTATTCTGATGTTATGCAGTCTATAGTTCTACGCATTATAGAAATTCTTGTTGCACTGGAGTGTAGGGTACATGTTGGTACGGCAACAATGCCGACAGTATTGTATCAGAAGATACTTCAACTATTGGGTGGAGCTGATGCAGTTTATGAGGTAAAGTTGGATTCTCTGACGCTTCAATCATTTAACAGACATCAAATCTACAAGCTCGATGATAAAAAAGAATCTTATGATGTGATAGCCTCAGCAATCGAAAGCAATTCTAAAGTTCTCATAGTATGTAATCAAGTAAAAAGAGCACAGAAACTATATGAGTTTATTGAAAAATTATATCCGGATGTGAAGAAGATGCTTGTGCATAGCAGGTACAAACGAAGCGACAGGGCTAAATTGGAAACAAAGTTGCGTGAAGACTTCAATCAATTAGAAAACGTTCCATGCATTGTAGTTTCCACTCAAGTAGTAGAGGTCAGTCTTGATATCAGCTTTGATATAATGATTACTGAGTGTGCTCCAATTGATGCTCTTACACAGCGTTTTGGACGAATTAATCGCAAGCGTACAAGAGATACCATTGGACACTACAAGCCGATATATGTCATAGCACCATCTGAAGATGATAAAGAAGCTCTTCCTTATAGTCTGGATGTTCTGAAAGATACTTTCAGGGTCCTGCCAGACAGTGGTGACATCATGGAGGAATGTCATGTTCAGGAAATGATAGATAAGGTATATCCAAAGATTGACTTTCAGAATATAGACTTTACTGGTGTGGTGTTCTTGGAAGGAAAATGGGTGTTAAAGGCACTTTGTCATCATCCGAAATCAGCGCTACTGGAAACGCTTGACATCAATTCTGCTGTTTGTATTACAGAAGAAGATAAAGACAGATACTTATGTGCCAATGGATTGGAAAGAATTGAAATGGAAATACCTGTAAGCTATCATTCCATTGCACATAGAAATCTTGATCAGCTCAATAAGGGGTCGCATCCTTTTGTCATTCCGAACAAAGGATATGATGAAGAAAAGGGATTGTTACCCGATTTGTGTAAAATAGAATATTATCAATCGTTTGAAATACTATAA
- a CDS encoding CRISPR-associated endonuclease Cas3'' — translation MNIHQEILAKSEQNGYVCLYQHLKNVADTARVMAKHLGFDEQIAVEGALLHDIGKVSPVFQQSLISTNKKKPGSVFRHEIASLFFLSLVCQEHREAVIDMIVAHHKSMYKDVRDLGILDLDDTSDCFKEHSKLFSEWSHIAIDILESLGLETHEVSLEEAKENYEYVIDYCDGRKQGCSEWRGLLMAADHMASAMETAFEMPLDKLFIKPDLSFYNRQSELYPLSLISSDSKKMHTLVTAPTGAGKTDFLLRRCRGRVFYTLPFQASINAMYICIIE, via the coding sequence ATGAATATTCATCAAGAAATATTAGCTAAAAGCGAGCAGAATGGATATGTTTGTTTGTATCAGCATCTTAAGAATGTTGCTGATACCGCTCGTGTAATGGCTAAACATTTAGGATTTGATGAACAGATTGCGGTAGAAGGAGCTTTATTGCATGACATCGGAAAGGTAAGTCCAGTGTTCCAGCAATCGCTGATTTCCACAAACAAGAAGAAGCCTGGCTCTGTTTTTCGCCATGAAATAGCTTCCTTGTTCTTTCTGTCGTTGGTATGTCAGGAACATAGAGAGGCTGTGATAGATATGATTGTAGCTCATCATAAATCTATGTATAAAGATGTTCGGGATTTGGGCATTTTAGATTTAGATGATACATCAGATTGCTTCAAGGAACATTCAAAGTTATTCTCGGAATGGAGTCATATAGCCATTGATATTCTTGAAAGCCTTGGCTTGGAAACTCATGAGGTTTCTTTGGAAGAGGCAAAAGAAAATTACGAATATGTCATAGACTATTGTGATGGTAGAAAACAGGGATGTTCTGAATGGAGAGGGTTGTTGATGGCGGCAGATCACATGGCTTCTGCTATGGAGACTGCATTTGAAATGCCGCTTGATAAACTCTTCATCAAACCTGATCTGTCTTTTTACAATAGGCAAAGTGAACTCTATCCTTTATCATTGATTTCTTCGGATAGTAAGAAAATGCATACGTTGGTAACGGCTCCAACTGGAGCTGGAAAAACTGATTTTTTGTTGAGGCGTTGTCGTGGAAGAGTTTTCTATACACTGCCTTTTCAAGCATCAATTAATGCTATGTATATATGTATAATAGAATAA
- the cas6 gene encoding CRISPR-associated endoribonuclease Cas6: protein MRILLKTSPNTTPVPFDYQQKLVGTIHKWIGNNSIHDTISLYSFSWLNGGRKVENALQFSQGATMFISFYDESIIKVIIRTILEDPEMFCGMFVTDITIGAEPQFSERDLYYCASPVFIKRRLDDGSIKQYNFNHEQANQYLKETLLSKMKEAGLEEDETLDICFDLSYTKKKLKLVRYHGIGNKASLCPVVIKGKPETKQFIWNVGVGNCTGIGFGAIY, encoded by the coding sequence ATGAGAATTCTTTTAAAAACTTCACCGAATACTACACCAGTTCCTTTTGATTATCAACAGAAACTGGTTGGTACTATTCATAAATGGATTGGAAACAATTCTATTCATGATACGATTTCATTGTATTCTTTCTCTTGGTTAAATGGAGGAAGAAAAGTGGAGAATGCACTTCAGTTTTCACAGGGTGCAACGATGTTTATTAGCTTTTATGATGAAAGTATCATTAAGGTTATCATCAGAACAATTCTTGAAGATCCTGAGATGTTTTGTGGTATGTTTGTAACTGACATAACTATTGGTGCTGAACCTCAATTTTCAGAGCGGGATTTGTATTATTGTGCTAGTCCGGTTTTTATAAAAAGAAGGTTGGATGATGGAAGCATTAAACAGTATAATTTCAATCATGAACAGGCAAACCAATATCTTAAGGAGACTCTTTTGTCGAAAATGAAAGAGGCAGGATTGGAAGAAGATGAAACGTTGGATATTTGTTTTGATCTTTCTTACACCAAAAAGAAGTTGAAGTTGGTTCGTTATCATGGTATTGGCAATAAGGCAAGTCTTTGCCCGGTTGTCATCAAAGGTAAGCCTGAGACGAAACAATTTATATGGAATGTTGGTGTAGGCAACTGTACGGGCATCGGATTTGGAGCAATTTACTAA
- a CDS encoding helix-turn-helix domain-containing protein, giving the protein MINESFSIRLREARQMMGLSMDKLVERTNGAITKQSISRYEKGIMRPKRDALQAIAKALNISEEYFEGTNLKIDMPMLRTTSNGKLSEDELQALEAKLSFWAEQYLTKEKEAGFPTRFKNPVKGTKVSILEDAIHAADLLREKWHCGDGPIASILRLLERKGIMILAANLPDYVFGMSTWADKKHPLMILDFNPEKSSVEKLRFTAVHELAHLLLLFPEDSPLRLEKRCDLFASFFLLPKLALIEEVGSKKREKITLEEMIDIKELYGASLAASIIAARDYGIITTEYKRAWYAEHIEPNPREIGNGHYAFPETLGREKRVNSIVDS; this is encoded by the coding sequence ATGATTAATGAATCATTTTCTATAAGATTGCGGGAAGCGCGACAGATGATGGGGCTCAGCATGGATAAACTCGTAGAACGAACCAACGGAGCCATCACCAAGCAGAGCATCTCCCGATATGAGAAAGGGATCATGCGCCCTAAGCGTGATGCCCTGCAAGCCATAGCCAAAGCCCTCAATATCAGCGAGGAATATTTCGAAGGAACCAATCTCAAGATAGATATGCCTATGCTCCGTACCACCTCCAATGGCAAGTTGTCCGAAGACGAGTTGCAAGCCCTTGAAGCAAAACTCTCGTTTTGGGCAGAGCAGTATCTTACGAAGGAGAAAGAAGCAGGCTTTCCTACCCGGTTCAAGAATCCGGTAAAAGGCACCAAGGTATCAATCCTTGAAGATGCCATCCATGCTGCCGACCTTCTTCGTGAGAAGTGGCATTGTGGTGATGGACCCATTGCCAGTATCCTGAGACTATTGGAAAGAAAAGGTATCATGATACTTGCTGCTAATCTCCCGGATTATGTCTTCGGAATGAGCACCTGGGCTGATAAGAAGCATCCGTTGATGATTCTCGATTTCAATCCCGAAAAGAGCAGTGTAGAGAAACTTCGCTTCACGGCAGTTCATGAACTGGCTCATCTGCTTCTCCTCTTCCCGGAAGATAGTCCGCTGAGGCTGGAGAAGCGTTGTGATCTCTTTGCCAGTTTCTTCCTTCTTCCTAAATTGGCGCTTATCGAAGAGGTGGGTTCCAAGAAACGTGAGAAGATAACGCTGGAGGAGATGATTGACATCAAGGAACTGTATGGCGCATCTCTCGCTGCATCCATCATTGCCGCCAGAGATTACGGCATCATCACCACCGAGTATAAACGGGCATGGTATGCCGAGCATATAGAGCCTAATCCACGAGAAATAGGTAATGGTCACTATGCATTTCCCGAGACATTAGGAAGGGAGAAGAGAGTCAACTCGATAGTAGATTCGTGA
- a CDS encoding ammonium transporter: MSSLLLTTLDTGNTAWMIMATILVLLMSIPGIALFYGGLVRQKNILSILMQTVFIVAVVSLIWVAFGYSWAFSTEYADSGNPLACVIGGFDKCFLHGIGLDAIMPTGIPELTFAMFQCMFALITPALILGAFAERVKFSGYVLFTILWVIIAYLPMAHWVWGGGFLQEMGAIDFAGGTVVHINAGVAALVMALCVGKRDDYRAGHPITPHNITFVFMGMSFLWLGWFGFNAGSGLAADGLAANAFLVTHIATAAAATTWMLIDWIVNKKPTTVGACTGAVAGLVAITPAAGSTDIFGAFCIGIISTIVCFFMVAVVKEKFKYDDALDAFGVHGMGGILGSILTGVFATQYVTGAEGVQGALYGDWHQLWVQVVATMVSIIYSVVVTYIIFKVVDKSVGVRVDKRVEEEGLDIYEHGESAYSN, from the coding sequence ATGAGCAGTTTATTATTAACTACACTTGATACGGGTAACACAGCGTGGATGATCATGGCAACCATCTTGGTGCTTTTGATGTCAATCCCGGGTATAGCACTTTTTTATGGTGGTTTGGTGCGCCAGAAGAATATCCTCAGCATCCTGATGCAGACGGTTTTCATCGTGGCAGTAGTCAGTCTGATATGGGTAGCCTTCGGATATTCCTGGGCATTCTCTACAGAATATGCCGATTCGGGCAATCCTCTGGCTTGCGTCATCGGTGGTTTCGATAAATGTTTTCTCCACGGCATCGGCTTGGATGCCATCATGCCTACAGGCATTCCGGAACTCACCTTTGCAATGTTCCAGTGCATGTTCGCCCTGATTACTCCAGCCTTGATTCTCGGTGCTTTTGCCGAGCGTGTTAAGTTCAGCGGATATGTACTTTTCACCATCCTCTGGGTTATCATCGCCTATCTTCCTATGGCCCACTGGGTATGGGGTGGCGGTTTCCTGCAGGAGATGGGAGCCATCGACTTTGCAGGTGGTACCGTGGTTCATATCAATGCCGGTGTAGCCGCACTGGTCATGGCACTCTGTGTAGGCAAGCGAGATGATTACCGTGCAGGTCATCCTATCACACCTCACAACATCACCTTCGTGTTCATGGGAATGTCGTTCCTCTGGTTGGGATGGTTCGGTTTCAATGCCGGTAGCGGATTGGCAGCTGATGGTCTGGCAGCCAATGCCTTCCTCGTAACCCATATCGCAACAGCAGCGGCAGCCACCACCTGGATGCTCATCGACTGGATTGTGAACAAGAAGCCAACTACAGTAGGTGCTTGTACCGGTGCTGTAGCCGGACTGGTAGCCATCACTCCTGCAGCCGGCAGTACCGATATTTTCGGAGCTTTCTGCATCGGTATCATTTCCACCATCGTCTGCTTCTTCATGGTAGCTGTAGTAAAGGAGAAGTTCAAGTATGATGATGCTCTCGATGCCTTTGGTGTTCATGGTATGGGTGGTATTCTGGGATCTATCCTCACCGGTGTCTTCGCCACTCAGTATGTAACAGGAGCCGAAGGTGTACAGGGTGCCCTCTATGGCGACTGGCATCAGCTTTGGGTTCAGGTTGTAGCCACCATGGTAAGCATCATCTACAGCGTTGTAGTTACCTACATTATCTTCAAGGTAGTAGATAAGAGTGTAGGTGTACGTGTTGACAAGCGAGTAGAGGAGGAAGGTCTCGACATCTACGAGCATGGTGAGAGTGCTTATAGCAACTAA
- a CDS encoding P-II family nitrogen regulator, with translation MKKIEAIIRKSRFEDVKKALLAADIEWFSYYNVRGEGKMRQARIYRGVMYDTSSIERVLLNIVVRDKNVEPTIAAIQGAAQTGEVGDGRIFVIPVLDTVRIRTGERGDIALYNAEKEE, from the coding sequence ATGAAGAAGATTGAGGCAATTATCCGCAAGTCTAGATTCGAGGATGTCAAGAAGGCGCTTTTAGCAGCAGACATCGAGTGGTTCTCTTATTATAATGTAAGAGGTGAGGGAAAAATGCGCCAGGCTCGCATTTACCGTGGTGTGATGTACGATACCAGCAGCATCGAACGTGTGCTCCTGAACATCGTGGTTCGTGATAAGAATGTGGAGCCTACCATCGCCGCCATCCAGGGCGCTGCACAGACCGGTGAAGTCGGAGACGGCAGAATCTTCGTGATTCCTGTACTCGATACGGTAAGAATCAGAACCGGCGAACGTGGCGACATTGCATTGTATAACGCTGAGAAAGAGGAATAA
- the dapF gene encoding diaminopimelate epimerase — MKETVHFTKMQGAGNDYIYVDTQMYDIPDPEKAAIAWSAYHTGIGSDGLVLIGKPQDSRRADYSMRIFNADGSEAMMCGNASRCIGKYLYEKGLTRKDTIRLETLSGIKILKLHLQDNKEVVESVTVDMLEPQLENPEQFLGPSVLEADGRKFEGTYVCMGNPHFVTFVDDIDTIDIAHYGKILERDKAFPQRCNIEFAQVTDTDAIRTRVWERGSGITMACGTGACATAVAAALTNRTGRKSSIVMDGGTLEIEYSEADDHVYMTGPAAFAFEGEIEL; from the coding sequence ATGAAAGAAACAGTTCATTTTACAAAGATGCAGGGAGCGGGTAACGATTATATATATGTAGATACCCAGATGTACGACATCCCTGACCCAGAGAAGGCGGCCATTGCCTGGAGTGCTTATCACACGGGCATAGGAAGCGACGGACTGGTTCTCATCGGAAAGCCGCAAGACAGCAGAAGAGCAGATTATTCGATGCGTATCTTCAACGCCGATGGTTCAGAAGCGATGATGTGCGGCAATGCAAGCCGATGCATCGGTAAGTATCTTTACGAAAAAGGATTGACCCGAAAGGACACCATCCGACTGGAAACACTTTCGGGTATCAAGATATTGAAACTTCATCTTCAGGATAATAAAGAAGTTGTGGAATCGGTAACAGTAGACATGCTGGAACCCCAACTTGAAAATCCCGAGCAATTCTTAGGCCCTTCGGTGCTCGAAGCTGACGGCAGAAAATTTGAAGGCACCTATGTTTGCATGGGTAATCCGCATTTCGTTACCTTCGTGGATGACATCGACACCATCGACATCGCCCACTATGGTAAAATCCTGGAAAGAGACAAGGCATTTCCCCAGAGATGCAACATAGAATTTGCACAAGTAACTGACACAGACGCCATAAGGACACGAGTTTGGGAAAGGGGAAGCGGAATAACAATGGCTTGCGGAACAGGAGCCTGTGCCACAGCCGTAGCCGCAGCCCTTACCAACCGTACCGGCAGGAAAAGCAGTATCGTGATGGATGGCGGAACGCTGGAAATAGAATACAGTGAGGCTGATGACCATGTTTACATGACGGGACCTGCAGCATTCGCCTTTGAAGGAGAAATTGAATTATAA
- a CDS encoding LL-diaminopimelate aminotransferase has product MALVNEHFLKLANNYLFADIAKKVNAYKIAHPKQRVISLGIGDVTQPLCPAVIKAMHKAVDEMAEQASFRGYGPERGYDFLREAIIKNDFLPRGIHLDANEVFVNDGAKSDTGNIQEILRWDNNIGVTDPIYPVYIDSNVMIGRAGIFENGKWSNVTYMPCDESDDFIPQIPDHRVDMIYLCYPNNPTGTVISKEELRKWVNYAIKNESIILYDAAYEAYITDPSIPHSIYEIRGARKVAIEFHSYSKTAGFTGVRCGYTIVPKELKAKTLAGEEVALNPIWDRRQCTKFNGTSYISQRAAEAIYTPEGKEQVKATINYYMENAHFMRAELQKLGLRVYGGENAPYLWVKTPNNTPSWKFFEEMLYGASVVCTPGIGFGPSGEGYIRLTAFGEHEDCKEAMERIAKWLGK; this is encoded by the coding sequence ATGGCATTAGTTAATGAACATTTCCTGAAGTTGGCCAACAACTACTTGTTTGCCGACATCGCAAAGAAGGTGAACGCCTACAAGATTGCACATCCAAAGCAGCGTGTAATCAGTCTGGGCATCGGTGACGTAACCCAGCCTCTCTGCCCTGCCGTCATCAAGGCGATGCACAAGGCTGTAGACGAGATGGCTGAGCAGGCTTCTTTCAGAGGCTACGGTCCGGAGCGAGGCTACGACTTCCTCCGAGAGGCTATCATCAAGAACGACTTTCTGCCACGTGGCATTCATCTCGACGCCAACGAGGTATTCGTAAACGATGGAGCCAAGAGCGATACGGGAAATATCCAGGAGATTTTGAGATGGGATAACAACATCGGCGTTACCGACCCGATTTATCCGGTTTATATAGACTCTAACGTGATGATAGGTAGAGCGGGAATCTTCGAGAACGGCAAGTGGAGCAATGTAACCTACATGCCTTGCGATGAGAGCGACGACTTCATCCCTCAGATTCCAGACCACCGTGTGGACATGATTTATCTCTGTTATCCAAACAACCCTACGGGTACGGTCATCTCGAAAGAGGAACTCAGAAAATGGGTAAACTATGCTATCAAGAACGAGAGCATCATCCTCTATGATGCAGCCTACGAGGCATATATCACCGACCCATCAATTCCTCATTCTATCTACGAGATTCGTGGAGCCAGAAAGGTAGCGATAGAATTCCACAGTTATTCGAAGACTGCCGGATTCACCGGTGTGCGTTGTGGTTACACCATCGTTCCTAAGGAGTTGAAAGCAAAGACATTGGCAGGTGAGGAAGTGGCATTGAATCCTATCTGGGACCGCCGCCAGTGCACCAAGTTTAATGGTACAAGCTATATCAGCCAGCGTGCTGCCGAAGCCATCTACACCCCAGAGGGTAAGGAACAGGTAAAGGCAACCATCAACTACTATATGGAGAATGCCCACTTCATGAGAGCAGAACTCCAGAAACTCGGTTTGAGAGTATATGGCGGCGAGAATGCACCTTATCTCTGGGTGAAGACGCCAAACAACACGCCAAGCTGGAAATTCTTCGAAGAGATGCTTTATGGTGCCAGCGTAGTCTGCACTCCAGGTATCGGCTTCGGTCCATCGGGCGAAGGCTACATCCGACTCACCGCCTTCGGCGAGCATGAGGACTGCAAGGAAGCCATGGAGAGAATAGCCAAATGGCTGGGAAAATAA